AGTGTTTGGAGGGTCAACCGTAGTTCCTTCCACATCGTCTCTCACCAAATttatctcatcatcatcatcatcatcttgtaaACCAATTGGTGTACTTTCTATTAATCCATCATCCTCACCACCCAAATCAAAAGTATCTCTAGGTTTATTGGTAACCACGACATGCCATCCCGGGTCAGTTGGATCTTCTACATAAAACACTTGATTGACTTGCGATGCCAATACGTACGGTTCTTGTTTCTGAGTTGACAACAAATGTGTGAAATTAACAAGAGTGAACTTCAATTTGTCTTCTTGCATACCTTTTCCCTTCTCTACATCTACCCAATTACATTTGAACAGTACAAACTTCTTTCCTATCGGGTAAGACAACTCAATGATATCCGTCATCTGTCCATTCTTATCTCTAACACCCTGCCTCAAGTTGAACCGGAGTTGACGGACGTTCAACTTGTCTCGGAGAAGTTGGAACCTTGGAGATGATAGGCCTTTGGTAAAGATATCCGCCAGCTGATCCTTGCTGCTGATAAAATTCACATGCAGTTGTCTGCGTGAAACTCTTTCCCTCACAAAGTGATAGTCTATTTCTATGTGCTTTG
Above is a genomic segment from Papaver somniferum cultivar HN1 unplaced genomic scaffold, ASM357369v1 unplaced-scaffold_18410, whole genome shotgun sequence containing:
- the LOC113338177 gene encoding putative uncharacterized protein YGR160W produces the protein MTDIIELSYPIGKKFVLFKCNWVDVEKGKGMQEDKLKFTLVNFTHLLSTQKQEPYVLASQVNQVFYVEDPTDPGWHVVVTNKPRDTFDLGGEDDGLIESTPIGLQDDDDDDEINLVRDDVEGTTVDPPNTDSSGSNKTSSRNIVNQSLDMGADEDVDMDESEDEDGDLDGSEDEDEDMDGNGDEEEDEDDDRDEDEDEDDDEINDYDS